The following coding sequences lie in one Drosophila sulfurigaster albostrigata strain 15112-1811.04 chromosome 2R, ASM2355843v2, whole genome shotgun sequence genomic window:
- the LOC133835624 gene encoding polycomb protein Scm: MSGGRDSSASSGSNGNVNASSAAANTNASTNANSNSTPQTTPTQQRARGRPAKRATCTWCGEGKLPLQYVLPTQTGKKEFCSETCIAEFRKAYSKGACTQCDNVIREGAPNKEFCTVMCMNKHQKKNGSMRHSSGAGGAGAGGATDGDRKLLSSGAPAPTGPFQYESFHVFDWDAYLEETGSEAAPPECFKQALNPPNNDFKIGMKLEALDPRNVTSTCIATVVGVLGSRLRLRLDGSDSQNDFWRLVDSTEIHAIGHCEKNGGMLQPPLGFRMNASSWPGYLCKILNNAMVAPEEIFQPEPPTPPSNLYQVGQKLEAVDKKNPQLICCATVDAIKDDQIHVTFDGWRGAFDYWCNYRSRDIFPAGWCARSCHPMQPPGHKSRMDSSSGKQRCPRPRHTVVAESDAMVPASPVTAHFHPNCKAGPFINSSKLPSMVTGQTHETLAKLCLQEVLAASADTQQLSRLLFELDGDVHIVTAAGKNFTVKIPSPLRMKDDESLAQFIKTLCTTCKACVNFISLVPETEECKKCATSRKRQLAQTATPPSSPVLAEKRGRQSKSATPTPTSPAEKPLIIKQEAGVKQQQAASKAQAKTSKEAVNHNNNNNSNNNNNSSSSNNGKVNIKTEPNGVPPTVAAAATVPSQTHSQSLPQTQSHSQPQSQSQAQALRKVRFQHMNNNGNCNQEASGNNSDSSPPSSNTSTSSSSSSSSSSLAGGTANTSAIGKYLAPLVAEVHPEQLTAKAPSGYYKSPTTLSSSASFPSSVSTPFTASQSACSAAPAASAAKAATAPVATAASSSYGGAAITSPHSTPTSASCSHLRAQPIDWSIEEVIQYIESNDNSLAVHGDLFRKHEIDGKALLLLNSEMMMKYMGLKLGPALKICNLVNKVNGRRNNLAL, from the exons atGTCTGGCGGACGCGACAGCAGCgccagcagtggcagcaacggcaacgtcaacgccagcagcgcagcagccaACACAAACGCAAGCACGAACGCCAACTCGAACTCCACCCCACAAACGACGCCAACGCAGCAGCGTGCGCGCGGTCGGCCAGCAAAGCGCGCCACTTGCACTTGGTGTGGGGAGGGGAAGCTGCCACTTCAATATGTGCTACCCACGCAGACGGGCAAAAAGGAGTTCTGCTCGGAGACGTGCATCGCCGAGTTCAGGAAGGCGTACAGCAAGGGGGCGTGCACTCAGTGCGATAATGTGATACGCGAGGGGGCGCCCAACAAGGAGTTCTGCACCGTAATGTGCATGAACAAACATCAGAAGAAGAACGGATCCATGCGACACAGCAGCGGCGCCGGCGGCGCAGGCGCTGGCGGTGCCACCGATGGCGATCGAAAGCTGCTCAGCAGCGGCGCCCCAGCTCCCACAGGTCCCTTTCAGTACGAGAGTTTTCATGTATTTGACTGGGATGCGTACTTAGAG GAAACTGGCAGCGAGGCAGCTCCTCCCGAGTGTTTCAAACAGGCGTTGAATCCGCCCAACAATGACTTCAAGATCGGCATGAAACTGGAGGCCCTGGATCCCCGAAATGTCACCTCCACCTGCATTGCCACTGTGGTCGGAGTGCTGGGCTCACGACTGCGCTTGCGTCTCGATGGCAGCGACTCGCAGAATGATTTCTGGCGTCTCGTTGACTCTACGGAAATTCATGCCATCGGTCATTGTGAGAAGAATGGCGGCATGTTGCAGCCACCACTCGGATTTCGCATGAACGCTTCCAGTTGGCCCGGCTATCTCTGCAAGATTCTCAACAATGCCATGGTGGCGCCCGAGGAGATCTTTCAACCGGAGCCACCCACGCCACCATCGAATCTATATCAGGTGGGCCAGAAGCTAGAGGCTGTGGACAAAAAGAATCCCCAACTGATTTGCTGTGCAACAGTTGATGCCATCAAAGACGACCAGATCCATGTGACATTCGATGGCTGGCGCGGCGCCTTTGACTACTGGTGCAACTATCGATCGCGCGACATTTTTCCAGCCGGCTGGTGTGCACGCAGTTGTCATCCTATGCAGCCGCCAGGTCACAAATCGCGTATGGACTCGAGTTCGGGAAAACAGCGTTGTCCGCGTCCTCGTCACACCGTTGTTGCCGAATCCGATGCCATGGTGCCCGCCTCGCCGGTCACAGCGCACTTTCATCCCAATTGCAAGGCGGGACCGTTCATCAACAGCTCCAAGCTGCCATCGATGGTAACGGGACAGACCCACGAAACGCTCGCCAAGCTCTGTCTGCAGGAGGTGCTGGCCGCCAGCGCCGACACGCAGCAGTTGTCGCGACTGCTCTTTGAGCTGGACGGCGATGTGCATATTGTGACAGCTGCTGGCAAGAATTTTACG GTGAAAATACCGTCACCGCTGCGGATGAAGGATGACGAGAGTCTGGCGCAATTCATCAAGACGCTATGCACCACATGCAAGGCATGTGTGAATTTCATCTCACTGGTGCCCGAGACAGAGGAGTGTAAAAAGTGTGCGACAAGTCGCAAGCGGCAGCTGGCGCAAACAGCAACGCCGCCATCGTCCCCAGTGCTTGCCGAGAAGCGGGGTCGGCAGTCAAAGTCTGCCACACCGACGCCAACATCGCCCGCAGAGAAGCCGCTCATCATTAAGCAGGAGGCGGGcgtgaagcagcagcaggctgCAAGCAAGGCGCAGGCAAAGACCAGCAAAGAGGCAGtaaaccacaacaataacaacaacagcaacaacaataacaacagtagTAGTAGCAATAATGGAAAGGTAAACATTAAAACGGAGCCAAATGGAGTGCCGCCAACAGTTGCCGCCGCAGCCACAGTCCCATCACAGACACATTCACAGTCCCTGCCCCAGACACAGTCGCACTCGCAGCCACAATCACAAAGTCAAGCACAGGCGCTGCGTAAGGTGCGATTCCAGCATAtgaacaacaatggcaactgcAATCAAGAGGCAAGTGGCAACAATTCGGACTCCTCACcgcccagcagcaacaccagcaccTCTtccagcagcagtagcagcagcagcagcttggcgGGTGGCACTGCGAATACGAGTGCGATTGGAAAATATCTTGCACCGCTGGTTGCCGAAGTGCATCCCGAGCAGCTGACTGCCAAGGCGCCTAGCGGCTACTATAAATCACCCACAACATTATCCTCAAGCGCCTCGTTTCCTTCGTCAGTATCGACGCCATTCACAGCCTCGCAATCTGCCTGCTCAGCAGCGCCAGCTGCCAGtgcagccaaagcagccacTGCGCCCGTTGCAACCGCTGCATCCAGTAGCTATGGTGGGGCGGCAATCACATCACCGCATAGCACGCCGACGTCAGCGTCGTGTTCGCATCTGCGAGCACAACCGATCGATTGGTCTATCGAGGAGGTTATCCAGTACATCGAAAGCAATGACAATTCCCTAGCCGTGCATGGCGATCTCTTCAGAAAGCAT GAAATCGATGGTAAAGCTTTACTTTTACTTAACTCagagatgatgatgaaataTATGGGCCTAAAGCTAGGACCAGccttaaaaatatgcaatctAGTGAATAAGGTTAACGGACGACGAAATAATCTGGCTTTGTAA
- the LOC133835623 gene encoding transcription termination factor 2 produces the protein MSSESEYYSEEESVVSQSASGTSSDHSSKHDESVESEVPSANVTVLDTESDDESIPRQSKAKTGGRRGAVIVSDSEEEDELDQRGLSPRTRMSITGVRPQDIDDDSSEIESDEEQKTVAEEEEEEEERSSDANATYHEDLESNAKTGGRRRAVIVSASEEEDELDQRGLSPRTRMSITGVRPQDIDDDSSEIESDEEQKTVAEEEKPTDANATYHEDLESHEAAATSNKTTDDPPNDDDVDAHEEAVSTDAPRYSTQFVRNIEEKLHSTLFPVVEQSEQQTGCESTNSSSSDVLILSNKEIPIEISSSSDEESSNNKENQSQNNNSIGAPLDDSTIVKEASVKSVNVSRDFYAKEMREIAALRLKKSEAEQLFEKVAHKLPDNGVQIKKRISGLQEEINKKIRYLEGCNVQREETPKKVQLPQKPQMSKPVDKELDWNDLSAAVNLIQPTHTGTQGLATFNAQKALTVESLKDLHGSLKDCPGEDVQAEDPSGLKVQLMGHQKHALAWMSWREQQRPRGGILADDMGLGKTLTMISLVLACKNRQESDSGNKSESSDDEDAEDNRHTGAWYSKGRKDNYQGGTLVVCPASLIRQWENEVSSKLSRHRLTVCVHHGSNRDSKAKHLRTYDMVVTTYNIVSREHKVGGALFGVKWRRVILDEAHVIRNHKSQSSVAVSELLAKYRWSLTGTPIQNKELDVYALLKFLRCTPFDDLATWKRWIDNKSAGGQERLNLLMKSIMLRRTKVQLQLNGKLNSLPNKKIVLVEMHLDKHEMNVYQRVMTYSRTLFAQFLLQRAEKDSDLNFVRDANKPTYNQIKDPNGAYYKMHEKFARMAGHSKEVKSHEILVLLLRLRQICCHPGLIDAMLEEDNGDESHGDSIETSSEIDLLAQLNKLAISDSSASQTDDGVERPLEGEDVHIAKASQNVLKRSNPVFDFNRPSTKMLKTLELLNSILKNDDKVIVVSQWKTVLDILRDMLNKERLPSLELNGTIPVKNRQDIVNEFNNPSSSKRILLLSLTAGGVGLNLIGANHLILLDLHWNPQLEAQAQDRINRVGQKKDVVIYKMMCMDTVEQRIKVLQDRKLELADGLLTGKVSSKLSIDDLKGLFGM, from the exons ATGTCTAGTGAGAGTGAGTACTATTCCGAAGAAGAGAGCGTAGTCAGTCAGTCGGCATCAG GAACCTCAAGTGaccacagcagcaaacacGATGAAAGTGTGGAGAGTGAAGTGCCCAGTGCCAATGTAACAGTGCTGGATACGGAATCCGACGATGAAAGTATACCTCGCCAGAGCAAGGCAAAAACTGGGGGGCGCCGCGGGGCTGTGATTGTTTCCGACagcgaggaggaggatgagcTGGATCAACGCGGTTTGTCGCCGCGCACGCGCATGAGCATCACAGGTGTGCGTCCGCAGGACATTGATGATGATTCCAGTGAGATAGAGTCTGACGAGGAACAGAAGACggtggcggaggaggaggaggaggaggaggagaggtCCAGCGATGCGAATGCCACTTACCATGAAGATTTGGAGAGCAACGCAAAAACTGGGGGGCGCCGCAGAGCTGTGATTGTTTCCGCCagcgaggaggaggatgagcTGGATCAACGCGGTTTATCACCGCGCACGCGCATGAGCATCACAGGTGTGCGTCCGCAAGACATTGATGATGATTCCAGTGAGATAGAGTCTGACGAGGAACAGAAGACGGTGGCGGAGGAGGAGAAGCCCACCGATGCCAATGCCACTTACCATGAAGATTTAGAGAGTCatgaagcagcagccaccTCTAATAAAACAACTGATGATCCTCCtaacgatgatgatgtggaCGCACATGAGGAGGCAGTCTCCACTGATGCGCCACGCTATAGCACACAATTCGTACGCAACATTGAAGAAAAGTTGCACTCAACGCTGTTTCCTGTTGTTGAACAGTCGGAGCAGCAGACTGGCTGTGAGTCCACAAACTCCTCGTCCAGTGATGTACTCATCCTCAGTAACAAAGAGATACCAATTGAGATATCCAGTAGCAGCGATGAGGAGTCcagcaacaataaagaaaaccaATCGCAGAATAACAACAGCATTGGCGCTCCCTTAGATGACTCCACTATCGTCAAAGAGGCAAGTGTGAAAAGCGTAAATGTGTCGCGTGATTTCTATGCGAAGGAGATGCGCGAGATTGCCGCGCTGCGTCTGAAAAAGAGCGAGGCTGAACAACTATTCGAGAAGGTCGCTCATAAGCTGCCCGATAATGGTGTTCAGATCAAAAAACGCATCAGTGGACTGCAAGAGGAGATTAACAAGAAAATCCGATACCTGGAGGGTTGCAATGTTCAGCGTGAAGAGACGCCCAAAAAAGTGCAGTTGCCACAGAAGCCGCAAATGTCAAAGCCTGTGGACAAGGAGTTGGATTGGAATGACCTGTCTGCAGCAGTCAATTTAATACAACCCACACACACGGGCACTCAAGGCTTGGCAACGTTCAATGCCCAGAAAGCACTGACTGTGGAATCACTGAAG GATTTGCATGGATCATTGAAGGACTGCCCAGGAGAGGATGTGCAAGCAGAGGATCCATCTGGCTTGAAAGTCCAGCTAATGGGGCATCAAAAGCACGCGCTTGCCTGGATGTCGTGGCGGGAGCAGCAACGTCCTCGTGGCGGCATTTTGGCCGATGATATGGGTCTGGGAAAGACGCTAACCATGATTTCCCTTGTGCTTGCTTGCAAAAATCGTCAGGAGAGTGATTCTGGAAATAAGTCTGAGAGCAGCGATGACGAGGATGCTGAAGACAATCGCCATACTGGCGCTTGGTACTCAAAAGGACGCAAGGACA ATTATCAAGGCGGCACGTTGGTAGTTTGTCCGGCGAGTTTGATACGTCAGTGGGAGAATGAAGTTAGTTCCAAGTTGTCGCGCCATCGTCTCACTGTCTGCGTGCATCACGGCAGCAACCGTGACTCGAAAGCGAAGCATCTCCGCACCTACGATATGGTGGTCACCACTTACAATATTGTAAGCAGAGAACATAAAGTTGGTGGCGCCCTTTTTGGAGTCAAGTGGCGACGTGTCATTCTCGACGAGGCTCACGTGATACGCAACCACAAGTCGCAGTCATCGGTGGCTGTCAGTGAATTGCTTGCCAAATATCGTTGGTCTCTCACTGGCACGCCTATTCAAAATAAGGAACTTGATGTTTATGCGCTGCTTAAATTTCTGCGCTGTACGCCATTTGATGATCTGGCTACGTGGAAGCGGTGGATTGACAACAAGAGTGCTGGTGGACAGGAGCGTTTGAATTTACTTATGAAATCCATAATGCTGAGGCGTACCAAGGTTCAACTGCAATTGAATGGCAAGCTGAATAGTTTACCCAACAAGAAGATCGTGTTGGTGGAAATGCATCTTGATAAACATGAAATGAACGTGTATCAGCGTGTTATGACTTATTCACGCACTCTATTCGCTCAGTTCCTGCTGCAGCGTGCTGAGAAGGATTCGGATTTGAATTTTGTGAGGGACGCCAACAAACCCACTtacaatcaaataaaagatCCCAATGGTGCTTACTATAAAATGCACGAGAAATTCGCTCGCATGGCTGGTCACAGCAAGGAAGTAAAATCCCATGAAATCTTGGTGCTTTTGCTGCGTCTCAGGCAGATCTGTTGTCATCCAGGACTTATTGATGCG ATGCTGGAGGAAGATAACGGTGATGAGAGCCATGGGGATAGCATAGAAACTTCTTCGGAAATTGATTTGTTAGCACAACTCAATAAGTTGGCTATTAGCGATAGTTCAGCCAGCCAAACAGATGACGGTGTCGAGCGTCCGTTAGAAGGTGAAGACGTACATATAGCCAAGGCTTCGCAAAATGTGCTGAAGCGCAGCAATCCagtatttgattttaatcgTCCGTCTACTAAAATGCTGAAAACCCTGGAATTACTTAACAGTATTTTGAAGAATGATGATAAGGTCATTGTTGTGTCGCAGTGGAAAACTGTACTGGATATTCTGCGCGACATGTTGAATAAGGAGCGACTTCCTTCATTGGAGTTAAATGGCACCATACCAGTAAAAAACCGTCAAGATATTGTCAATGAATTCAACAATCCAAGTAGCTCCAAGCGCATTCTACTGTTGTCTCTAACTGCAGGCGGTGTTGGTCTCAATTTGATTGGAGCCAACCATTTAATTCTCTTAGATTTGCACTGGAATCCACAGCTTGAAGCTCAAGCTCAGGATCGCATTAATCGCGTGGGCCAGAAAAAGGATgttgtaatatataaaatgatgtGCATGGATACAGTTGAGCAGCGTATTAAGGTGCTGCAAGATCGTAAGCTCGAATTGGCCGATGGCTTGTTAACGGGCAAAGTCAGTTCCAAGCTCTCCATCGACGATCTAAAGGGTCTGTTTGGAATGTAG